The Halalkalibacter krulwichiae genome has a segment encoding these proteins:
- a CDS encoding DUF1788 domain-containing protein, translating to MSEVYKRLQRLEKRIHEEGFTTPTGIGSEIPHYVFDYPPEEELQVRLYVPSLIQRSTVDIKEINLFQFLLNLFEDELDDLLEISEEEGYEGIVDVVETMLDEQDTLVDTFIEQAGEAEILFITGVGNSFPFLRSSQILKMLSNAAYRKPIILFYPGHFTGLELRLFNRLNNEDQYQLSRIS from the coding sequence ATGAGTGAAGTATACAAACGATTACAACGGTTAGAAAAACGAATACATGAGGAAGGTTTCACGACCCCTACTGGAATAGGTAGTGAAATTCCTCATTATGTATTTGACTATCCACCAGAAGAAGAACTGCAAGTCCGTTTATATGTTCCAAGTTTAATCCAGCGGTCAACAGTGGACATTAAAGAGATTAATTTATTTCAATTCTTATTAAACCTGTTTGAAGATGAGTTGGACGATCTGTTAGAGATTAGTGAGGAAGAAGGATATGAAGGTATCGTTGATGTAGTGGAAACGATGTTAGATGAGCAAGATACATTAGTAGATACCTTTATTGAACAAGCAGGAGAAGCAGAGATTCTATTTATTACAGGGGTAGGGAACTCATTTCCATTTTTAAGATCAAGTCAAATATTGAAAATGCTTTCTAATGCTGCTTACCGGAAGCCGATTATTTTATTTTATCCTGGTCATTTCACAGGATTAGAGTTACGACTCTTTAATCGATTAAACAATGAAGACCAATATCAATTATCACGTATTTCTTAG
- the brxC gene encoding BREX system P-loop protein BrxC, translated as MRVEELFRKSIHRPINGVVQAGQLDEGTIKNELEEYVMTEEGSFYLETFYKNYLAVFKNPSTNIGVWVSGFFGSGKSHFLKILSYLLDNKEIDGKKPVSYFEEKTSKDDLLSMMHEVAEKESDAILFNIDSKSSSSSTDKERIVEVFLRVFNRHLGYSDTLWVAEMERQLAADGKYGEFRDAIQSISDTSWEQFRLKVTLRKKKIIQALVKIGYDEDTATDFFDINRKTFEMNSERLSQLIADYCENRGKEYRLTFLVDEVGQYIGTNSSLMLNLQTVVEDIGNRCKGQAWVIVTSQEKIESSVSNLDSTKDFSKIQGRFATRINLSSANTDEVIKRRLLEKTDVGADTLQTMYDQEEQMIRNRLAFDNKTQLRSGYRSSSEFVSLYPFVPYQVELLQKIFNKIRHQGEGGAHLAHGERSLLKAFQEAGQLNASYDVKHMVTLEEFYPSIRGFLESSITSTIARAEDRARNNEGLEVGDVAVLKVLYLIKGIDEIKATANNIATLLLETIYDERQPLEYRVKESLNRLQQTMFIEQHADGTYSFLSDEEQEINREIRVEDVNHIAIKSQLGDMFFRKMYPKVKFDYKKDALHIPFEFNKRFDNYTKGQMNHPLTMQVYSVFMSNEAAALEANEGHLIICLNEEVVAQAESALKYIEQVQSYIKRKRTTTTTQAQSRIYDEKESQIDEFAQKAEELLVKSCEGARFFIQGQERVFKGSFETQTNSALEMLVKNTYRKLEYVDTPISFKNQKEEWKKAVTEGLQGNLFGETNNKNAVEEVAFVLDDLARLNDKMTVKALLEKFRGIPYGWSDQDTIGILLALLKDGKCKLTYSGEPFTPSNNSFFDRLTRVTELEKIMILPVVEMDRQVKINANELIRDFFGRNDTFDTYEDYDQFIKAQLKERFLDPLDAIRDRKRQAPSHNYPYPGDNMLTQVATGVQKVVAIREPEQFVKEFINLEDELETWLSNIEQLNNFYHKSAIQRFDDAVKAIEQNKQDLAIIRNDDLKVIENEINRILIADEPYREIPSLSKLIVQLNEKLTEEVEEQRQASIVQVGKMEERISSTKEFYSAEESILEFIEKEEQEVKTLRKRIEDESKLTTIRLLLQEVQHLTNDIESKAKSMEEKLRRQAVNVQPRDEGKKGQSTQPSPPTMVREKQEKVISPAVLSNIFFNQKAMIETQNDLDNAIQTLRQELLKELKDHKLMKE; from the coding sequence ATGCGTGTTGAAGAGCTATTTAGAAAGAGTATACACCGTCCTATAAATGGTGTTGTTCAAGCTGGTCAGCTTGATGAAGGAACAATTAAAAATGAGCTTGAAGAATATGTTATGACCGAAGAGGGTTCATTTTATTTAGAAACTTTCTATAAGAACTATCTTGCTGTATTCAAAAATCCGTCAACAAATATTGGTGTGTGGGTATCTGGTTTCTTTGGCTCTGGTAAATCACACTTTCTTAAAATCTTATCCTACTTGTTAGATAATAAAGAGATTGATGGGAAAAAGCCAGTTAGCTATTTTGAAGAAAAAACATCAAAAGATGATTTACTGTCAATGATGCATGAAGTAGCGGAAAAAGAATCAGATGCGATTCTCTTTAACATTGATTCTAAATCTTCTTCTTCATCTACTGATAAAGAGCGAATTGTTGAAGTGTTTTTACGTGTATTTAATAGACATCTTGGTTACTCTGATACACTTTGGGTTGCGGAGATGGAACGACAACTAGCTGCCGATGGGAAGTACGGGGAATTTCGTGACGCAATTCAATCGATATCTGACACGAGCTGGGAGCAATTCCGTCTAAAAGTTACATTAAGAAAGAAAAAAATAATTCAAGCACTTGTAAAAATAGGCTATGACGAAGATACGGCAACAGACTTTTTCGATATTAATCGGAAAACGTTTGAAATGAACTCAGAACGTCTTTCACAGTTAATTGCAGATTATTGTGAAAATCGGGGAAAAGAGTACCGTTTGACATTCCTAGTCGATGAAGTTGGACAATATATTGGTACGAATTCAAGTTTAATGTTGAACCTACAGACAGTCGTAGAAGACATCGGAAACCGGTGTAAAGGACAAGCATGGGTTATTGTAACATCGCAAGAAAAAATCGAAAGCTCAGTATCAAATCTTGATAGTACGAAGGATTTCTCAAAGATCCAAGGACGTTTTGCGACTCGAATTAATTTATCGAGTGCCAATACAGATGAAGTAATCAAGCGTCGTTTACTTGAGAAAACAGATGTGGGAGCAGATACACTACAAACGATGTATGACCAAGAAGAACAAATGATTCGTAATCGTCTTGCGTTCGATAACAAGACCCAATTACGTTCAGGATATCGCTCATCGAGTGAGTTTGTATCACTCTATCCATTTGTTCCTTATCAAGTAGAACTACTACAAAAAATCTTTAATAAGATTCGTCATCAAGGAGAAGGTGGGGCTCACTTAGCTCACGGGGAACGTTCGTTACTGAAAGCCTTTCAAGAGGCTGGACAGTTAAATGCAAGCTATGATGTAAAACATATGGTCACACTTGAAGAATTCTACCCTTCTATTCGTGGTTTTCTAGAATCCTCAATCACAAGTACCATTGCACGAGCAGAGGACCGCGCTAGGAATAATGAGGGATTAGAAGTAGGAGACGTAGCGGTATTAAAAGTTCTTTATTTAATCAAAGGAATTGATGAAATTAAAGCTACTGCCAACAATATTGCAACCTTGTTATTAGAAACCATTTACGATGAAAGACAACCATTAGAATACAGAGTGAAAGAGTCGTTAAATCGCTTGCAGCAGACAATGTTTATTGAGCAACATGCTGATGGAACATACTCATTCTTATCAGATGAAGAACAAGAAATTAATCGCGAAATTAGGGTAGAAGATGTGAATCATATTGCGATTAAATCTCAACTTGGTGATATGTTCTTCCGTAAGATGTATCCTAAAGTGAAGTTTGATTATAAAAAAGATGCGCTGCATATACCGTTTGAGTTTAATAAGCGCTTTGATAATTATACGAAAGGACAAATGAATCACCCTCTAACGATGCAAGTGTACTCTGTGTTTATGTCGAACGAAGCGGCTGCATTAGAGGCTAATGAAGGGCATTTAATTATTTGTTTAAACGAGGAAGTTGTAGCTCAAGCAGAAAGTGCTTTGAAGTACATCGAACAAGTACAAAGCTATATCAAACGAAAAAGAACAACAACGACAACACAAGCGCAATCAAGAATTTACGATGAAAAAGAATCGCAAATCGATGAATTTGCACAAAAAGCAGAAGAGCTACTTGTAAAGTCTTGTGAAGGTGCAAGGTTCTTTATACAAGGGCAAGAGCGTGTATTCAAAGGTTCATTTGAAACCCAAACAAATAGTGCCTTAGAAATGCTCGTAAAAAACACATATCGTAAGCTTGAATATGTCGATACACCAATATCATTTAAAAACCAAAAGGAAGAATGGAAAAAAGCTGTAACAGAAGGGCTTCAAGGGAACCTATTTGGTGAAACAAACAACAAGAATGCCGTTGAGGAGGTTGCGTTTGTACTCGACGATTTAGCAAGATTGAATGATAAAATGACGGTCAAAGCTCTTTTAGAGAAGTTTCGTGGTATTCCGTATGGTTGGAGTGATCAAGATACTATCGGGATATTGTTAGCTTTACTAAAAGATGGAAAGTGTAAGCTGACATATTCAGGTGAACCATTTACTCCTTCAAATAATTCTTTCTTTGACCGTCTGACGAGAGTGACAGAACTTGAGAAAATAATGATTTTACCAGTAGTTGAAATGGATCGACAAGTAAAGATCAATGCGAATGAATTAATTCGGGATTTCTTTGGGCGAAACGATACGTTTGATACGTATGAAGATTACGATCAATTTATCAAAGCTCAACTAAAAGAGCGCTTCTTAGACCCATTAGATGCGATTCGAGATCGTAAAAGACAAGCTCCTTCACACAATTATCCTTATCCCGGGGATAACATGTTAACTCAAGTAGCGACAGGCGTACAAAAAGTTGTAGCCATACGTGAACCTGAACAGTTTGTTAAAGAGTTTATCAATTTAGAAGATGAGTTAGAAACATGGCTTAGTAACATCGAACAACTAAATAATTTTTATCATAAATCTGCGATTCAACGATTTGATGATGCTGTCAAAGCGATTGAGCAGAACAAACAGGACTTGGCTATTATCCGTAATGATGATCTAAAAGTGATTGAAAATGAAATCAATCGTATTTTAATTGCAGATGAGCCATATCGTGAGATACCCTCACTATCAAAATTGATAGTTCAATTAAATGAAAAACTTACAGAGGAAGTAGAAGAACAAAGACAAGCATCTATTGTACAAGTAGGAAAAATGGAAGAGCGTATTTCATCTACAAAAGAGTTTTATTCAGCTGAGGAATCTATACTTGAATTCATTGAAAAAGAGGAACAAGAAGTTAAAACATTAAGGAAACGTATTGAGGATGAATCTAAGTTAACTACAATTCGTCTCTTATTACAAGAAGTTCAACATCTTACAAACGATATAGAGTCCAAAGCAAAGAGCATGGAAGAGAAGCTTCGTAGACAAGCGGTAAATGTTCAGCCAAGAGATGAGGGAAAAAAAGGACAATCTACTCAACCATCGCCACCAACGATGGTCAGGGAAAAACAAGAAAAAGTAATCAGCCCAGCCGTGCTTTCAAATATCTTCTTTAATCAGAAAGCCATGATAGAGACGCAAAATGATTTAGACAATGCAATACAAACACTAAGACAAGAATTGTTAAAGGAATTGAAAGACCATAAGTTAATGAAAGAATAG